The Chitinimonas arctica region AATGGCGTATTTAAAGGCGCCGATATACTCGCCCGTGGTTTGGATGCGGCTGGATTTCGCATCGGCCTTTTCGGCGGCCTTGGTGTCGAGATTATAAGAACGGGTCATGCAGATTCCTTATTGGAGTATTAGGCAGCGGGTGCATGCGTGGTCGAAATGCCGTAGTAGTCGCATAGGCAGGTATCCACAGCAGCCAGGTCGTTGTCGATCAGTTGGTCGGGGAACATGTCGGGCGGCGCCTTGACCGTGTCGCTACCGTTGTTGATCGTGCTGAACTGGAACCGGCGATCCGTCACCACGGTGCGCAGCACGATGGTGAACAAGCCTTCCAGGGTGATTTTGTCGTCCAGCAGCTTGCCGATGGTCTTCATCTTCACCCGGCCGTATTCGTCGTTTTGGGTATGGGCCAGGATGTAGACCCGCACGTCGTCGGGCAGGTTGTTGGCGACGGTGAGGATGTCCCAGGCATGCCGGCCGATCTCGGTGTACTTGTCGAACCCCCTCTCGTTGGATCGCCGCATAAACTCGTTCGCCAGCACATACTGGAAGTCGTCCAACACGATGATTTTGCGGCTGGTCTTCTGCATCAGGTTGATGATGCGAGCGCTGAAGTCGCTGACGAAGATATTGCCGGGTTGTTTCTTCTCTCTGTCCATGCGCGC contains the following coding sequences:
- a CDS encoding AAA family ATPase — its product is MSIATIVLGESGTGKTYSLRNLDSAQTLLIQAVRKPLPFRATGWARMDREKKQPGNIFVSDFSARIINLMQKTSRKIIVLDDFQYVLANEFMRRSNERGFDKYTEIGRHAWDILTVANNLPDDVRVYILAHTQNDEYGRVKMKTIGKLLDDKITLEGLFTIVLRTVVTDRRFQFSTINNGSDTVKAPPDMFPDQLIDNDLAAVDTCLCDYYGISTTHAPAA